The genomic interval TGTCACCATCTTGATCATGGATCATCCTTGACCGGGACTGTGTCGTTTCTGGGCCCTTGCCACAGCTCTCGCCGTACGGACTTACGTCCGTCCATCTTGCCCTTGGAGGAGGGAACTTCCTCAGCCATCCTTGCGGATTACCGTCGGCCACCCTCCATCTCCTAACATTCCGATGAACGATTACGGATAGATAATGGCATTGATTGAGGTCATGGCCAGTTTACAGGACTTTTATATCAATAGTACTTCTCGACTCCGCCGTGGCCAATGATGATCTTGTTCTGATGTGTCCTGTCGATGAAGTACTTCAGACGCTTCTTGAATTCCTTGGGACGGCCTCTTGCGGCGTCTATATAGGCGACACGTATTCTCTTGTACGAATCGGAGAATGACTGGAAGTTCTCCCAAGCCTCCTCATCCTTCTTTATCGCCCTGATAATATCCTTTGGGAATACATATTCTGCAGTGATCAGTTTCTCGACTTCAGGCCTTACTTTGGGATGAATCATCCCCTGGGAATCAAGCCAGATCAGGCGTTCAACATTCGGTCTGGAGAAAGTGCTCCCTTTCCTCCTGGGAGTGAAGCGTCTGAGATTGAAGCCTTCAATTGACCCTGCGATGCTGTCGATCCATCCGAAGCATAATGCTTCTTCTACCGCATCATTATAGATTATGCCGGGCTTTTCAGAATCTTTGAGGGGCATAGCGAACCAGATGTCTTCAGCGGTCTCAAAATTATCCTGCAGCCATTGGCGCCATTCACTACGATCCACAGAATAGAATACTTCCTTTCCTTCCGCGTTAAAGATCGTCATATTGATGCCCGCATATGCGCTATACCAAACTGATAGTTAAAGTCGTGGAACATGAACATCTTCTTAGTTCTCCTAGTTTTGTCTTAAAACCCAAATGATTCGGGTGAAAGAATACGTAGATATTGTCATGTCGACGCAGGCCAACAATGTCAATGGCAGTCTTTGAGTGCTGATTTGATCTTCGAATCACAACTGGATGATTTTTAGGATTGCTGTAATTCTTATAGCATTATTTTAAATACAATGATAGAAAAATATTAGGTTTTACTAAAAATTTGAGAAAAATTCTAGTTAATACTACGGTTGTTTTAAATAAAGAATAATTCTTCACGTTGTTAAGAGGTTATTGAAATGCCCAAAGTTATCGAAGCAGATTGTGTCGCATGCGGTGCATGCGCAGATGCATGCCCCTCGTCCGCCATCACCGTCGGTGATATCGCAGTCATCAACCCTGATGTCTGCACAGAGTGCGGAGCTTGCGTTGACGAGTGCCCTGCCGGAGCAATCGAGTGAGCTTTTTGCGGCTCATGCCGCAAGAAACCCTTTCAATCTTTCTTTTTCATAACATTGTACCTGACAACTGCAGGAACCTGGTGGCAGAGGTCTTGTCCATAGAGGATGTCCTTACAGAGGTTATCTGCCAATATGGCAGATACAGGTTCTTCCATACCATCCCAATGGTAGAACAATATGGTGTCGCCAGAAGTATCTGGATAAATGGAGCAGTTAATTCCGGACCGTTTTGATAATTTAGAAACAAATTCCACTAAGTTGTCTCTGCCCATCCTGCGTATGCCGGTCACAGTTTCTATGGAGCGATCTTCAAGAAACAATTGGATCTTCTCCTGTAGATCGATATCATCATCGGCATCCTTTGAGCAAAGTTCGCCTTTGCTATATTCTTTCGAAGGCATCAAGTGAATAAGAGATTGGTGGTTTAAAATGACTGTTTATTCCATTTTATATGGTCTATCCAGTGTTTTATTTCATTCAATGACTGTGAAAGGACTTCTATATATATTAGTATGTTATTCCAACCATAGAGGTAAGCAAATGACATCGAGCAAGTACGAGAGGGAGATTCGTTTCCTAGGAAAACAGGCTGCCCATCTGAGTTCCTAGAAGGAGTCCATACTGCAGAAGGGAGACCTTACTGATGAAGATAAGCAGTGCATCGAGGAGATCGACCGCACGATAGAACAGTATGGGGCTCGCAGAAAGGAGATTGAAGACTCGTACATAGAGGCAGGGCTGGAGCTTCCGCTAGCAAGCAGGAATCTAAACGCCAGTGTCTATGCAATCGGTGCTTCATTCGAACCGGTCGGAAGGGATTACAGAAAGACAGTGATGGATGAGACCAACGCCAGAAATGCCATTGCTGCCAAGGCTTATGAGGGGTATGAGGTCCCCGAGTCAGACGATATCGATGAACTCAACGCAGAGGTTCAGAACATGACCGAGCGTCTCACCGTTATGGAGAGCAAGATCGTTGAGGCAGATATGAATGACGATGTCGGAGAGAAGACTAGGCTTACCGAGGAAGCAAACAAGCTCCGTTTCAAGAGGGAAAACACAATCAACAAGATCAAAGCGCTGAAAGCTGATGGGGCCAGATCCGCTAAAGCTTCCGGAGTCAGCAAAGAGTTCCAGGATAAGATCAATAGGAACGAGGAGCAGATTGCTGCTCTGAAGACTCAGCTAGCTATGGTCAGAAGCGACGTTTATGAGATGAAAGATATCTTGGCAGAGATCGCTTCGCGTATGGGGATCCCCAGACGTGATGATTATAACCAGGATGATTGAAACTTATTAAGGCCCTACGGGCCTTATTTTTTAAAAGAATAAATGCCGGCGAATGGACGCCGGCTTGTAGTTTATCAGGCCACAGGTCTGAGCTCAAGTGTGTGCAGACAGGATTTTGGACAGGCCCTCTCACATCTCTTGCAAGCGGTTCCTCCGCATCTGTCTGTCATGATCTCAGCCCACATCTCGCCGTTCTTTTCTGTCACTGATAATGCCTTCTCGGGACATTCTTTCGTGCACTTCTTGCATCCGATGCATCCATCCAGTTTACCTGTGGTAACCGTTCCTGCCTGGATGATATGGACCTTGCATTCTTCGGTGTCGGGGAGATCTCTCTTCGCCAGACGCTTGTGTTTGACATTCTCAGGATCCACCTGTTCTGGGATGGGTTTGACATTGTACATGGCCAGCATGTTGTTGTACTCACTCCAGGGCATACCTCCGCACCAGAGGGAGTATTCTACGGAATACAGATTCTTGAAGAATTCCGATGTAGCGAACATCACATGCTGTGCGAGCAATTTCTTGGCAAATTCTCTCAATTCTTCAAGAGTGATCTCTCCGAATATGATCTTCCTAGCCATTCCGATGGAAGTGTTTCCAAATTGGATTATGTCGTTTGCACCTGGTGCAACCATTCCGATCTCCAATGCTTTAATCGGATCTACATACAGACCTGATGCTCCAGACATATATGCTTTCTTGACATCCTCTACCCAAAGGCCTGCTGCATCCATGAGGGTCAGGAATCCGCAGCGTAGAGCGCCGATTGCTTTTCCAGCTTCCTCGACATCTTTAGAGCTGATTCTGATTCCATCTTGAAGTGTGAGGTATCCGTCCTCTGTGTTGATGGTGGAATTTGCAATGATTCCGGTCTTCATACCGTTGGATAATGCGGCTATAACTCCGGTACCTGTGATACCGACAGCCTTCCCGTGCATTGGCCCCTCTTCGATCACCTTTCCTGTTAGGGGATCGATCAGGTCTCCTTCCTGTGCCGCCATGGTATCGTCCAGAACGAAGCATCTCCAGCCTTTGTCTGTGATCATTACTTCGCTAAGGGCACCAGGAGCGGCAAGCATTCCTCTTTCGATCTGCTGTCCTTCCAAAGCAGGTCCAGCTGCTGCAGAACCGGTGAAAATGTTGCCGTTGACGACCAAAGCCATCTCAGCATTGGTTCCATAATCGACGACGATACAAGGTTCCTTTTCCTTCAAGATGTCGGTCATCATCATCATTGCGATGGCATCCGCACCGATTTCATGGGTAACGGCTGGAGGGATGATGA from Thermoplasmata archaeon carries:
- a CDS encoding 4Fe-4S dicluster domain-containing protein; translation: MPKVIEADCVACGACADACPSSAITVGDIAVINPDVCTECGACVDECPAGAIE
- a CDS encoding methylamine methyltransferase corrinoid protein reductive activase, with the protein product MRYGIALDLGTSGFRCQAIELDSKKTVATAVTERHPIPGMNVIDHVNYAMEVGEDLANGLMVTAVNNLFKQFNIDLSKVEVIAVCGNPFQLSLFQNIEIRDLAYAGKNKIKALGIVSPDRNGAVIEASSIGLVSMPNAKVIIPPAVTHEIGADAIAMMMMTDILKEKEPCIVVDYGTNAEMALVVNGNIFTGSAAAGPALEGQQIERGMLAAPGALSEVMITDKGWRCFVLDDTMAAQEGDLIDPLTGKVIEEGPMHGKAVGITGTGVIAALSNGMKTGIIANSTINTEDGYLTLQDGIRISSKDVEEAGKAIGALRCGFLTLMDAAGLWVEDVKKAYMSGASGLYVDPIKALEIGMVAPGANDIIQFGNTSIGMARKIIFGEITLEELREFAKKLLAQHVMFATSEFFKNLYSVEYSLWCGGMPWSEYNNMLAMYNVKPIPEQVDPENVKHKRLAKRDLPDTEECKVHIIQAGTVTTGKLDGCIGCKKCTKECPEKALSVTEKNGEMWAEIMTDRCGGTACKRCERACPKSCLHTLELRPVA